The Hydractinia symbiolongicarpus strain clone_291-10 chromosome 2, HSymV2.1, whole genome shotgun sequence genomic sequence GAGAGCCTATTGTAAGACCACTTCATATAACTATGACAAACAAAAGGAAGACTGGATGGGTGGAGCACATACGAAATAGGGCGAGTATAAATTCACATACCAGTTCGTTTTCTGAGTGAGCCTCGTTTAATAAGTATATGTAATTTATATAATGCACATATGACGTAATCACTGTTACGTACTAGATATGTGAAAAATACACTGGAATTCGCCCGTTGTTACTCGACAGCTACTATCTTTCACTCGCAGAAAGTAAGTCAGGTTTTATAAATATGGATAGTTTATTAaacatttgatattttaaaattagacTCAAGGATACTTATGAAAAGGGTTTCTTCAGGCTCAAGATATGCTCAAGTTATGCTTCATGGCAAAAAGATTTATTGAAATATGGTTATGAAAAACACATGATCAGGctcaaaatatgattttttttaaaaaaaagaggaGAAATTAGAACCTGAATCTTACTAAAAACTggtaaaagataaaaagaaaaactgctcACGAAACAAAACCATAAAAACTTCGCAAAATTTTCTTAAGCTTGGCATAAtgcaacttcgtccccagggtcttgtggcccctgagccgttatgctgctatcaacttatcaacaaggcaaaatgccctgggaacgaggttgggcaTAATGCTTAACATATGCTTATAAAATGACcaaattagataaaaaaaaacctatGTATTTAAGGAACATTATTAAAATCTTTGGTTCAGTACACAGTGTGAGCcatcctcgttcccagggtttattgtctttttgatatgagagaagacaACGAAAAATATCCTGGTATCATTGAATGGATATTTAAGAAGGTAAAACATCCTGAAGACAAGGGTGCAATGTGAGCATGTTTCTCAGTTACCATTACCACAGCTCCGGATCAACGCTTGGCATGCGAGGGAACTTGCGTAGACTGGTTATGAGGTCGTGGTTCAGTAAACAgtggcatgtttagcaagtgctgTTACCACAGCAACGAGTCAACGCATTTTATGTGGGGGGGAGGAAAAAGGGGGGAGCAATGCCGGTGTGAATCTAATGTACACCTCAGAACACATGACCCACCTTGGTAACAGAGTTTCCAACACCACCGAAATGGTTATCGTGTTTAAATATGGGAAGAAATAGAAGCAAAACTATCTAACAATATTTCTTTCCTGTACATCATCAAACAGCTTTTGTTGTTTCACAACTTTCGTGTGATTTTGTGTAAAGAAATCACATAGTCGTGTCATATTTCTTCATATAAAACCAGTAATACTGTGCCAGATGTTAGCGCTAAACATACCGTGATATTTTGAAAGAAagttaaatttatttacaaCCACATTTTCTAGCATTATTTCCAAAGATAAAGATGAATCCACGAAGATAAAAGATATGAAGAAGTTAAAGAGATTAAATATTAACGTTAATTATCTTAGAAATAAAGGCGGGTTTATGATGGAGACGCGAATATTAAAGAGGTGaggttatttttttcaaagcatAGAATTTGGTTTAAAATTGCTGCTTAAAAATTAGCctgattttaagttttttgagTGTACTGCCATTAGCCGActagaatatttattttattctttttagtgGGAATTATTAATCCAGTCAATAGGTTGTTACAATTAAATGTCAGGACTTTTTGTTCTCAGAGtttattaagataaaaagagctctggggacaagAGTGGTCTTATACTGGGTATTCCTTAAATCGCTTGTATTAAGTGTAATACATTTATGCTGTTATTAatcccattcttttttttaagtaatatttgtttttataagagtGGAAAATATGTAGGAAATATATATCCGTGTGCTTATACAATGCTGACTAATTTTTATGCCAATACTTATTAACTTAAGGTCATTATATGCAATGTTGTCTCACGTTTATACTATGTTATACCAGTCACCTTTTTAGATTAGAGTCATTTTATGCAATGTTGTCTGAAGTTTATATTATGTTATACCAGTCACTTTTTTAGATTAGGGTCATTTTATACAATGTTGGCTGATTTTTATGCCATGTTATACCAACACTTTTTAAATTAAGGTTATTTTATGCAATATTGGCTAATTTTTATACTACGTTGTACATTTTTGGAATAAGGTGAAATTCAACTCTTTACTTTTCTCAATCTTAATTAGAGAAGTATCCTTTTGATCAATTCTGACTAATGCCATAAACTACTTCGGATTTAGGTTAACAAAAAGAGAAAACTCTTCAAAGGCAAAATGGTCTAATCGGTTGCATTATTAAGAATTGTTTCGCGTATAATATACAATACATATCTCTTTTAAGTTCATAATCGATAATACAAATATGGACATAACTGACTGTTACTCCCACATCTGCTTGGTGGGCGTTTGCTACGTCATATTTAATTACCAAATACGATATGCTTAATGCCATATATAGTGGATGCAGCAATACTCGTCGTAACAAAAACACAGTGAGCGATTGTGGGTGAAAACAATATGGCGGATATAGCTACCTACAACTAAGCAATCCACGCGTATCGGTATGAGTTCTTAATTGACGGTgggtaaactttttaaaaactttaatggATGACAACCTCTGTCAATTTTAATTATGTCAATAGCacattattaaaattcttgccAAGACCTCAGTAATAAAAAGGTCGAATTTCAATAGCAGACCTTTCGCATCAAGTTTATGCGAACACTGTGAATGATGTACCACAAAGTTTCATCGTACGTTTAGTAGACTCCTTGTTTTTGTTcggtttttgtgttttttgtttgtttgtttgtttgcttgtttatttgttttctttttctgtcTGTTGTAACTTAGTGGAATCACTCCTTAAAATACTCATTCGCGTATTTTTCTCAATCGCACAGGTTTTTGATATCTTTCTAACAACTGATATGTCAATCAAAACTATACGTGACCGAGTGTCTATCGTATGTGCCCAAGTTGATAGCGCTTGAATCTTATTGGTTCATACAAAGGATGACGCGCGATTTCTTCTTTTCAGACTTGTTTCAGTTATtaaaggtttaaaattttttagaatgaACCTACATAAAGATCTCAAAAATGGATTCCTTGGAACATATTTATGTTCAcactttttttgataaaaaaataagaaatatactttaaaatacgaagtttattttaattgactGGGAAGTTTCACAGCAATAAGTTCATTGTATTGATCGAGTTCGCAAAAGTGCTgccaaaagtaattatataacTAGTGGAAAAGACATGTATTTTTCGCAGTAAGCGTATacaatatacaaaaacaagcAAGCACCAAGCTGGCCAattattgctttttttttactttttaccttttataaaaaatctatgAAGGAGATTTTAACTTAAACAGATATCGATCAATGCAAAAAGTAGGATTGCTTTCTATATGTGAAAAATGTTTATGTGAAAAACCGCTTTAAGaattttcagaaaataaaaaatgtgttcCACGCATCTGAATTCTTCTTTTTATTACTTCTAAAAATCCTTAGTGACTTTCGAGAAGGCATTTTCTAGTATATttgctattgttttttttctattattcctatatttattgttttatattaCTCTAGTATATTCTAGCGTGTTTTAGTATTTTGTAACAAGTTTATAAATAGGGCAAGAAGTTTTAAGAGATTGATACTTAGACGTTTAAGAAGAAAGAAGATGTAAATTTTACACGCTTCCTCAACGTTCACTCTTTTCGTTACAGCGACTCCCTTCTTACAATTATCTGCGTAGTAAGCATCCGCTTTGCATGTATCATGCAATAACATTGTAGTTATCTCCGTATAAAAAATGAGAAATGTCAAAAATACTAATATCAAAACACATTCCTATGTTTATTTCAAAAGTAAATAATCAATAAGTACACTATCTTGTTTTCAAATCTATTCCATGCTTTTTGCTAAAAGACGCCCTAGTGCCCGGATGCCTACCAGGTGATGGGTGCCGGTCATGGAGAgggtttgctttattttttttaatgacacATTTAATTAATTACAATGGTGGGGTTTCACTGACCCTATGCTCCATTACGCATGAACATAATTCATTTAAGTTATGAGCAGCAGTGATTGATTAGCTAGTTCAtccatttttttccttttttgtttgttttctaaaCATATCTTGTTTCCCTATACCTTGATTTAACCTTCCAGATGACATAAAGATATTGAAGTAGCGTTCGAAGGTGCGAATCTTCATGtttacaatatatattttttcaatttcaaaCATTCAGTGGTCACACCCAACATATAAGGTGAACGCTaaagttaagcaaaaaattcgCGGTTTGTATGACCATTATCAGGGTTGTGCAAATGCATTTAACTTGAAAAAAACTTCAAACTGGTATCTCCAACACCTCGTTTATAGGATTTTGTCCTCATTGTGATATCGGACGGcgataaagaaaaagaagtccCGGTAAGAAGGTTGCTCCCTACATTCCCACCCTGAATTTCAAGGGCAAAAAATCCTGATAATTGACCTCAATTTGTCTTAAAATTAGAGTTGTTATTAGAGGTTATAACATAACCTATTGATATTCACAACTGTAAACTTTTAATTCTTAACTTGTCCTCCTCCCAAAATGTCAAGTTGATAATTAGTGTGAAACGAACCACCCCTTTATGACACTTTTTTATGATGTTGTTATTGTCATCAGGGCCAACATATTACGAAATCTATATTCTGCCTTGCTTCTAGTTATCTCTCCTTAAGTCAAAGTGGCTTTTACTGCACCTAAAATATGTACATTCAAAGTAAATGTATTCCTTCTAtgcataagaaaaaaattgtgccACAGATGCACGTAATAGAAAATGCAAACAATTTCATTATAGTTTTCAGCGTTAATGAAACATGGACACGTTAAAATATGACGGATCTTTTGCTCTCCATTgtctaatgttttttatatactaGTTTCACATTTCACATCTCTTTTGAGGATTATTCTCCTTGTTTTTAATTGCAGTCAATTTCGAAGCCtgcatcttttttaaaagactGTAATTATGCTAATATAGGAAACATTTTTGCCATACCCTAAACTTTCTGTTCTCCATAGCAAAGATTTTTAACAATTTGATTAGCATAAGTAAACAGTAGGAAGAAAGTTTTCGCATATTTCATAATTTGTCTACTACGGAGTGTTGTCTATTAATCGTGGGAAAATGATTCATTGACCAGCGGCATAATATTGCTCATTTAGACTTTTAATGAAAGTGGGGGCGTGTTACTTACCACTATATGGTTTCTGATTTTTGTTGTATAAAGCAGAGAATACATTCTCAGTTTATGATTTATGACAGCAAAAGAAGAAGAGAGGTCATGAAGTTACAGAGCAGGGTACACATTGCTTGTCATGATTCCGCAATAGATACACAAGAAGGCAGTTAATATGAGCATTATGGTTATTCTGTCTATCTATGTCATATGTTTTATATCTGCCTGTCTATCTATGTCTTCTTCATGActaaatttgttttatgtatgcctatatatattttgtaataatatATCATGCTTAGAACATTATCTTGTCTCACTCGCCTAGGTAACGATAGAAGTTTTTCACTTTCTCcaaatcttaaaatattttagtcaGTTTAAAGAATTTATAAGATGCAATTCTGCTTCTTATAAAttcaaacatttatttataattattaCAAAAAGGGAGCTAATATTGTTCTACATCGCAGTACAATTAAATATCGAATTCCAATAGAAGATCTTACATTGGAATTTAAATTATATTGCGCCTCAAAAAAGTTACAAACTCACTGTTTTACGAGACTGTATTCATATCTTTCTTGTAGGTTTTGCAGTAGCGCACACTTGGAAGCGTATTTCTTCTAACGACGACACTTATGTGCCCTGGGTAGCACAACATCTAATGTTCATGAAGACGTTTTTAGCTTTTGCAAGCACGTagtgttttatataaaaattcgtgAAACATCTTCTCTTTTTTGTTAagtttgttgttatttattgttgttattttatattacttgtttttatatttccatATTTTAGTGTCAGAAGATAATAAATAGTAAATAATAAATTCAATTAAATAAAGATGAATTTGTTGGTGATCTTTTCCGTGTGTGTCATCTTTGGATATCAAAATGTGAACGGCGACTTGAGTAAGTAATATTTCCTATTTATTGTCTCCTTTGGCTTCGTTATGTCCCCTTCGATCTTCATTTACGcgtcggggggggggggggggtaccaACCTTgcccccagggtcttgtggctcATAAGCCGTTACTGCGGAGTACCACTTgatcaacaaggcaaaaagccctggaaacgaggttgtcatCAGCACAAGTCAGGACACAAACACAAAAATGTCCTGAGTGGATtggttttttttgcctttttgagaCGAGATCTCTCATATTAAAAGAAAGGCTAGGGGGTGAGCAGATCCTGTGGATGAGCGTTAAAGTGCTGCATTCAACAGATTTATCTTTTTCGCTTTTTAGTGAACGAACTGATGGAAACGTTGCTTAGCGATCCCAATACAAGAGAGTTAGTTAAAAAAGCTGAAGCAAAAATGGAAGCAAAAGACCAAAATCCCGCGGGAATGCGCACTGAATACGGTGGCGGTTTTCGTGGTGGGGACGCCTCGTCCACGAAACAAGATGCTATTTACAACAAGATTAAAGAATTGGTAGAGAAGTCGAAAAGTAAGAAAGAGAATTCTGGCTTACCGtggacaaaaaaagaaaagtcagGATTACCTTGGTCTAAAAAGGAGAAGCTAGGATTACCTTGGTCCAAGAAAGACAGGTCAGAATTGCCATGGTCCAAAAAAGACAGGTCAGAATTGCCATGGTCCAAAAAAGACAGGTCGGAATTGCCATGGTCCAAAAAGGATATAACAAATACACCAAATGGGTTGCCATGGAAACGTACCCTGTACAAAAGAGTTATGAATGATATAAATGATTTATTTTCGATGACTGACAAGACAGAAGAAAAGAAATCCACAGGTACTTTACTTATTTGTTTAAATGTTTTCTCGTATTTTAACCAgacaatcaataaaaaaaaagaaaaaaagaattctcGAAAGGTTTTTATAAAGACATTTCTTGCAATGTGTAGAGAATAAATGTTTTGTTAAATCCTTATAGATGATGAATTGGTCGACGAATTATCTGGGTTGTTTAAGCGTACATAATGAATCCTGcacataacaaagaaaaaactcaCACAGTAATGTACCGTTGTATGTTTATGACACAGGTTAATGGAATCTAAAATGGTGGAGAAGCTATGAATTAAGTTATACTGATCTAAAACGATtgtaaaactgttttttataacGTTAAAAATTAGCACTAAAATTCGTTTAAACTGAGACTTTTTTTGTACTTGTTGACTTTAGCCAATAAAATATCGATGAGAATAATAAATCCTGGTAGTTAATAACATGGAAACAAACAAAGCTAGAAGATGCGTCAAATAAACATTAGCCTCGCTCCCAAGTGTTTGTATAACGTTAAGGCATGGTTTGTTCAGCGCAACGTAAGCGCGATAGCGGCAACAAACCCCTAAATTGTGGTTACATTGAAAGTAGTTAAATACAAGTCAGTGGCCCGTTGATAAATCCACCGCTTCTCCCGTTCTTTGTTTACAGCATTTCGTGTGTCTTGCTATTACGGTTACCATTTTACGTGACAGACAAGCGTGTGcggttattataatatagatacaaCTAGTTAGTATATTCTTCCCAGGAAAATTGAAAACAGAAGAATTTTTGTATCGCTTTTTCCGTTACTTCGAATTTAATATTTTCGAAATATTAATTGTACTAATACTTTACTTGTTAAAACCCGCGTTATTTGAAACTCGCACAATCTGAAATTTACTCTATCTGAATTTCGCGCGCGCGATTTTATAAGCATGCGCGAAGCTATCTGCCATCCATCAACCATCAACAGGAAATTAGAACTTCTCGTTATGTTTTTGTCTATGTGCGACCAATCGTTAACATGTGAAAAATAATACCAGATCTGTTCGTATCCATTATTGTACTAAGCGTCGTTTCCAAGTTCgaaaatgattttcttttcGGATACTGTAAGGCAatataacaacaaaaatttattgcaaagGTGAGAGTTAATGTCGAAAGGATAGTTATGGATAAAATCTAGTCAAGTATACTCAGCACTTCTACAAAATGAGACACCAAAATTCAAAGTGAGTGAAACCTATAGCTGCTAGAAAAACTCAAGATATAT encodes the following:
- the LOC130630318 gene encoding uncharacterized protein LOC130630318 is translated as MNLLVIFSVCVIFGYQNVNGDLMNELMETLLSDPNTRELVKKAEAKMEAKDQNPAGMRTEYGGGFRGGDASSTKQDAIYNKIKELVEKSKSKKENSGLPWTKKEKSGLPWSKKEKLGLPWSKKDRSELPWSKKDRSELPWSKKDRSELPWSKKDITNTPNGLPWKRTLYKRVMNDINDLFSMTDKTEEKKSTDDELVDELSGLFKRT